From Cyclobacteriaceae bacterium, a single genomic window includes:
- a CDS encoding sigma-54-dependent Fis family transcriptional regulator: protein MTDQKQGKILIVDDNEDLLKAAKMHLKRHFAQVDIEKNPEAIPALMNHDNYDVILLDMNFTKDVSSGSEGYYWLEKILEIDPSAVVVLITAYGDIQMAVKAIKAGATDFVLKPWENEKLLATLYSSMRLRETRDEVHTLKLKNLEINQAVNDRYQEIIGQSAAMQRIFQTIDRVAHTDANVLILGENGTGKELIARAIHRHSSRGKESFVSVDLGSITETLFESELFGHKRGSFTDAKEDRPGRFEIANNGTLFLDEIGNLSMPLQAKLLTVLQNRKVSRVGANKDTAIDIRLICATNLPLYDMVKENRFRQDLLYRVNTIEIEIPSLRDRMEDIPLLSHHFLKHYAEKYHKNITKISDGAMTRMNKHPWPGNIRELQHSIERAVILSNSSVLQPEDFNFNSTGGKENEQPLNLDQFNLDEVEKLLIRKVLKKYNGNITQAAAELGLTRSSLYRRLEKHGL from the coding sequence ATGACTGACCAAAAGCAAGGAAAAATCCTCATCGTTGACGATAACGAAGATTTACTCAAAGCAGCCAAAATGCACCTGAAGCGTCATTTTGCACAGGTAGACATTGAGAAAAATCCCGAAGCAATTCCGGCATTAATGAATCATGATAATTATGACGTCATTCTGCTTGACATGAACTTCACGAAAGACGTAAGCAGCGGTTCAGAAGGTTATTATTGGCTGGAGAAAATACTGGAAATAGATCCCTCCGCGGTCGTTGTCCTCATCACCGCATATGGCGACATTCAAATGGCAGTAAAAGCAATCAAGGCCGGAGCAACTGACTTTGTGTTGAAGCCATGGGAAAATGAAAAACTGCTGGCTACGCTTTACTCCTCTATGCGCTTGCGCGAAACACGCGATGAAGTCCACACACTGAAGCTCAAGAATCTTGAGATCAATCAGGCAGTCAATGATCGTTATCAAGAGATCATCGGACAGAGTGCTGCCATGCAGAGAATCTTTCAAACCATTGATCGTGTAGCTCATACTGATGCAAATGTTTTGATCCTGGGTGAAAATGGAACTGGTAAAGAGTTAATTGCAAGAGCAATACATCGTCATTCTTCCCGTGGCAAAGAGTCTTTTGTAAGTGTCGATCTTGGATCCATTACAGAAACTTTATTTGAAAGCGAACTATTCGGTCACAAGCGCGGATCGTTTACAGATGCCAAGGAAGATCGTCCAGGGAGATTTGAAATCGCAAACAACGGAACATTGTTCCTGGATGAAATTGGAAATCTGTCCATGCCCTTGCAGGCAAAGCTCCTGACCGTACTTCAAAATCGAAAGGTCAGCAGAGTAGGTGCCAACAAAGACACTGCAATCGACATACGCCTGATCTGCGCAACCAACCTGCCATTATATGATATGGTGAAAGAGAATCGATTCAGACAGGATCTTTTATACAGAGTTAATACCATTGAGATTGAAATTCCATCACTGAGAGATCGCATGGAAGATATTCCACTTCTCTCCCACCATTTCTTAAAACACTATGCTGAAAAATATCACAAGAATATAACGAAGATCAGTGATGGTGCGATGACCCGAATGAACAAGCATCCGTGGCCGGGAAACATCAGGGAGTTGCAGCATTCCATTGAACGTGCAGTTATTCTTTCCAATAGCTCTGTACTGCAACCAGAAGATTTTAATTTCAACTCTACCGGTGGAAAAGAAAACGAGCAACCGCTTAATCTTGACCAGTTTAATCTTGATGAGGTAGAAAAGCTTCTCATCCGGAAGGTGCTTAAAAAGTATAATGGCAACATTACCCAGGCTGCCGCTGAATTAGGCTTGACCCGATCGTCGCTATACCGGAGATTGGAAAAGCATGGACTTTAA
- a CDS encoding FtsX-like permease family protein, which translates to MLRNYFVVAIRNILKYRFFSAINIFGMTVGITSCLLLILYVSNELSYDKFHKDADRIYQVGLHGKLGGQDIRVSNTCPPLAAAMVAEIAEVESATRIAQMGSPLIKLGDDSFTEEKVYYVDSNFFEFFSYKLKEGDIKTALKEPNTLVLTERIAKKYFKEENPVGKLIVIGDKGKTYTVTGIAENSPSNSHFTYNILVSSESTDRLKPNAIWLNNFMYNYYKLHPNTTPAQVEKKFEPMVIKYVGPEMEKFMGSSLAQMKEAGGAYGYFSTNILDIHLHSTAQGDIDPGGNIMYVYFFSGIAVLIMIIACINFMNLATARSAGRAKEVGLRKALGSLRTQMIGQFLAESMMYSFGAVVLSLIACYFLLPQFNELAGKELGMQVFVSPFFIVGIIGLMLVVGVVAGSYPAFYLTSFSAVEVLKGKVRSGMKSKGIRSFLVVFQFALSIFLIIFTVVVFQQIKFMQEKNLGIDKNNILMLENANRLGNNKAAFKNALIQQTGIVNVSYANNTFPGINNTTVIKSVGSEHDHIIGVYSADYEHQQVMKFELKEGRYFSKEFPTDSMTVILNEAAAREFGFENPIGQEILYNGNGDESKKYKVIGVMKNFNFESLRENVRPLCLFLRENEYNLLIRYSGNSSAVVENVQNLWKQHAAGSPFEYSFMDESFDKLFRTEQRMGQLFSIFSGLTIFIACLGLFALAAFTSEQRTKEIGIRKSMGASSFSLTLLLSKEFTKLVVIAFIPAAVIAWYVSDQWLQGFAFRVPISPVVFLLSGLSSIVIAWLTVSYQSVKASAANPVDSLRYE; encoded by the coding sequence ATGTTAAGAAACTATTTTGTCGTTGCTATTAGAAACATTCTAAAGTATAGATTCTTTTCAGCAATCAATATTTTCGGAATGACAGTGGGTATTACATCATGCCTGCTTCTTATATTATATGTTTCAAATGAGCTCAGCTATGATAAATTTCATAAGGATGCAGACCGGATCTATCAGGTAGGCTTGCATGGTAAACTGGGAGGGCAGGATATAAGAGTATCCAATACATGCCCTCCATTGGCGGCCGCTATGGTTGCTGAGATCGCTGAAGTTGAGAGTGCAACGCGGATCGCGCAGATGGGTTCCCCATTGATAAAGCTGGGCGATGATTCTTTTACAGAAGAGAAAGTCTATTATGTTGATTCAAATTTCTTTGAATTTTTCTCTTACAAACTTAAAGAGGGAGATATCAAAACTGCATTAAAGGAGCCCAATACCCTTGTTCTTACAGAAAGAATTGCAAAAAAATACTTCAAAGAGGAAAACCCTGTTGGAAAGCTTATTGTAATAGGGGATAAAGGAAAGACTTATACCGTCACGGGTATCGCGGAAAACTCGCCATCAAATTCTCACTTCACTTATAATATTCTTGTGTCTTCTGAATCAACGGACCGCCTTAAGCCAAATGCTATCTGGCTGAATAATTTCATGTATAATTATTATAAGCTTCATCCAAACACGACCCCCGCTCAGGTAGAAAAGAAATTTGAGCCCATGGTAATAAAGTATGTGGGCCCGGAGATGGAAAAATTTATGGGCAGTTCTCTGGCTCAGATGAAAGAGGCGGGTGGTGCATACGGATACTTTTCAACCAATATTCTTGACATCCATCTTCATTCAACTGCTCAAGGTGATATTGATCCAGGTGGAAATATCATGTATGTATATTTCTTTAGTGGAATAGCGGTGCTTATCATGATCATTGCCTGTATCAATTTTATGAATCTTGCTACGGCAAGATCTGCAGGACGTGCTAAAGAGGTAGGTCTTCGCAAAGCACTGGGATCTTTACGCACCCAAATGATTGGTCAATTCCTCGCAGAATCAATGATGTATAGTTTTGGAGCCGTTGTGCTTTCATTGATCGCATGTTATTTTCTTCTTCCACAATTCAATGAATTAGCGGGAAAAGAATTGGGCATGCAGGTTTTTGTAAGTCCATTTTTCATCGTTGGGATTATTGGATTAATGTTGGTCGTGGGTGTGGTGGCAGGAAGCTATCCGGCATTTTATCTCACTTCTTTTTCTGCGGTTGAAGTGTTGAAAGGAAAGGTAAGATCAGGAATGAAGAGCAAGGGTATCAGAAGTTTTCTGGTAGTGTTTCAATTTGCTCTTTCAATTTTCCTAATCATTTTCACTGTGGTTGTTTTTCAGCAGATCAAGTTTATGCAGGAAAAAAATCTGGGTATTGACAAGAATAATATTTTGATGTTGGAAAATGCAAATAGACTGGGTAATAATAAGGCGGCATTTAAAAATGCATTGATTCAGCAAACAGGAATTGTAAATGTGAGTTATGCAAACAACACATTTCCAGGTATAAATAATACTACTGTGATTAAGTCAGTAGGTTCAGAGCATGATCACATAATAGGCGTGTACTCTGCTGATTATGAACACCAGCAAGTGATGAAATTTGAATTAAAGGAAGGACGTTATTTTTCAAAGGAGTTTCCAACAGATTCAATGACAGTGATTTTGAATGAAGCTGCCGCACGTGAATTTGGTTTTGAAAACCCAATTGGTCAGGAGATTCTTTACAATGGAAATGGAGATGAAAGTAAAAAGTATAAAGTAATTGGTGTGATGAAGAATTTCAATTTCGAATCTCTCCGTGAAAACGTTCGCCCTTTATGTCTTTTCCTTCGCGAAAATGAATACAACCTGCTAATTCGTTATAGCGGTAATTCATCAGCTGTTGTTGAAAATGTGCAAAACTTATGGAAGCAGCACGCTGCCGGATCTCCTTTTGAATATTCTTTCATGGACGAGAGTTTTGATAAGCTCTTCAGAACAGAACAAAGAATGGGGCAGCTTTTTAGCATCTTCTCCGGACTTACAATTTTCATTGCATGTCTTGGTTTATTTGCGCTGGCAGCTTTTACATCTGAACAACGAACCAAGGAAATTGGTATACGCAAATCAATGGGTGCCTCTTCTTTTAGTCTTACTCTGTTGTTGTCTAAAGAATTTACGAAGTTGGTAGTGATTGCATTCATCCCTGCAGCAGTGATAGCCTGGTATGTTTCCGATCAGTGGCTTCAGGGTTTTGCATTCAGGGTACCCATCAGTCCGGTTGTATTCTTGCTTAGCGGCCTTTCTTCGATCGTGATCGCCTGGCTGACCGTCAGCTACCAATCAGTGAAGGCTTCCGCAGCCAACCCTGTGGATTCACTGCGGTACGAATAG
- a CDS encoding FtsX-like permease family protein, which yields MFENYLKIALRNILKQKFFSAINIIGLVIGMACCLLIFVYVMDEVSYDKFHPNNENIYRIGLHGRISGQEIYTSNSSVPVGPAMQNEIPGIEKMVRVARAGFGSGGMAFRYEDKSFTEEKVFYADSNFYDFFGFKLLQGDPKTALKDAYSIVLTEAFAIKYFGTTDALGKTLIIGNDKWSCKVTGITEDAPSNSHFHFNAIVSFITSRDQFYNGWTGNSIYTYIQKTPTASVSEINSKLEDLVAKYVGKEVEQGLGVTFEQFRKQGGLYSYFLYPLTDSHLYSAFNDDIEPASDIRYVYIFSGVGLFILLIACINFMNLSTAQSAGRAKEVGLRKTLGSQRGQMIGQFLSESFLYSLVAIVLAIALSFVMLPAFNLLAGKTLSLDALMSPVFMTAAVVLILLVGIVAGSYPAFYLTSFSVVEVLKGKAKAGMKSKGVRSSLVIFQFSVSTFLIIATVVVFEQLSYMQSKDMGIDKQHVITVSGARRLANNVSAFKTSVEAQAGVQKASYTNNAFPGVNNTSLFREKGSDVDHLVASYRADWDHLDVMKIELKEGRFFSREFKSDTIAIIINEAAVKEFGFTNPLSAEVLDYSNDVPTVVKVVGVVKDFNFESLKLKVRPLIILFAPTSRHLTVRYDGDPKSVVASIEAQWKQLAPGEPFEYAFMDERYDLLFRSEMRLRDIFTVFSGLAIFIACLGLFALAAFTTEQRTKEIGVRKALGASSISLTILLSKEFTRLVLIAIVPAVLLGWLVANWWLKDFTYRIDLNPMLFIGSALLAVLIAWITVAYQAIKASALNPVSSLRYE from the coding sequence ATGTTTGAAAACTACCTGAAAATCGCCCTTCGGAACATTTTAAAACAAAAGTTCTTCTCGGCCATTAATATTATTGGCCTTGTCATCGGGATGGCCTGCTGCCTGCTCATTTTTGTCTATGTAATGGATGAGGTGAGTTATGATAAGTTTCATCCTAACAATGAGAATATTTACAGGATTGGTCTCCATGGAAGAATTTCAGGTCAGGAGATCTATACAAGCAACTCCAGTGTTCCTGTCGGACCTGCAATGCAAAATGAGATTCCTGGTATTGAAAAGATGGTACGTGTCGCTCGTGCCGGGTTTGGTAGTGGAGGCATGGCTTTCCGTTATGAGGATAAGTCATTTACAGAAGAGAAGGTGTTTTATGCAGACTCCAACTTTTACGACTTTTTCGGCTTCAAGCTTTTACAGGGAGATCCAAAGACTGCTTTGAAGGATGCTTATTCGATCGTCCTTACGGAAGCATTTGCTATTAAATATTTCGGCACGACCGATGCACTTGGGAAAACATTAATCATTGGAAATGATAAGTGGTCTTGTAAAGTCACCGGTATTACAGAAGATGCTCCTTCGAACTCACATTTTCATTTTAATGCAATCGTTTCTTTTATTACCAGCAGAGATCAATTTTATAATGGCTGGACAGGAAATTCTATTTACACCTATATTCAGAAGACTCCAACAGCCTCTGTGAGTGAGATCAATTCCAAACTTGAAGACCTTGTTGCTAAGTATGTTGGTAAAGAGGTTGAGCAGGGGCTAGGTGTTACTTTTGAACAGTTCAGAAAACAGGGAGGTTTGTATAGTTACTTTCTTTATCCTCTTACAGATTCTCATTTATATTCAGCTTTCAATGATGACATAGAGCCTGCCAGCGATATCCGTTATGTATACATTTTTTCAGGTGTTGGACTATTTATCCTCCTGATCGCATGCATCAATTTCATGAATCTTTCAACGGCCCAATCTGCTGGAAGAGCGAAAGAAGTTGGACTAAGAAAAACACTGGGTTCTCAGCGTGGGCAAATGATAGGGCAGTTTCTGTCTGAATCTTTTCTTTATAGTTTAGTAGCAATTGTATTAGCCATTGCGCTAAGCTTTGTAATGCTTCCTGCATTCAATTTGCTGGCGGGCAAAACGCTTTCACTGGATGCGTTGATGAGTCCGGTTTTTATGACCGCTGCTGTGGTATTGATCTTGCTGGTGGGTATTGTCGCTGGAAGTTATCCGGCTTTTTATCTGACATCATTTAGTGTTGTTGAAGTATTAAAAGGAAAAGCGAAAGCGGGAATGAAGAGCAAGGGTGTGAGAAGCTCACTTGTGATCTTTCAGTTTTCGGTATCAACGTTTTTGATCATAGCAACCGTGGTAGTGTTTGAGCAGCTGAGTTACATGCAATCAAAAGACATGGGCATAGATAAGCAGCACGTGATTACCGTTTCTGGTGCGCGTCGTTTGGCGAACAACGTGAGTGCTTTTAAAACTTCTGTTGAAGCTCAGGCAGGTGTTCAAAAGGCCAGTTATACAAACAATGCCTTCCCCGGTGTTAATAATACATCATTATTTCGCGAGAAGGGAAGTGATGTTGATCATCTTGTTGCGTCCTACCGCGCAGATTGGGATCATCTGGATGTGATGAAGATCGAATTAAAGGAAGGTCGATTCTTCAGCCGGGAATTCAAATCTGATACCATCGCTATCATTATAAATGAAGCTGCTGTGAAAGAATTTGGTTTCACCAATCCACTGTCAGCAGAAGTTCTTGATTATAGTAATGATGTTCCAACGGTCGTGAAAGTGGTTGGTGTTGTAAAGGATTTCAATTTCGAATCTTTAAAGCTTAAGGTTCGTCCCCTGATCATTCTGTTTGCCCCAACGTCCCGGCATCTTACAGTCCGGTATGATGGTGATCCCAAAAGCGTAGTGGCTTCCATTGAAGCGCAATGGAAGCAATTGGCTCCGGGAGAACCTTTCGAATACGCATTCATGGACGAGCGTTATGATTTGTTATTCCGCAGTGAGATGAGACTGAGAGATATCTTTACTGTATTTTCAGGTCTTGCTATCTTCATTGCCTGTCTCGGATTGTTTGCGTTGGCTGCATTTACAACAGAGCAGCGTACAAAGGAGATTGGTGTAAGGAAAGCCCTTGGTGCATCTTCAATTAGCCTTACAATTTTGCTTTCTAAGGAATTCACAAGACTTGTGCTTATTGCCATTGTTCCTGCAGTTTTGCTTGGCTGGCTGGTAGCTAATTGGTGGCTGAAGGACTTTACCTATCGCATTGATTTGAATCCTATGTTATTCATAGGAAGTGCTCTCCTGGCAGTCCTGATTGCCTGGATTACGGTGGCGTATCAGGCGATTAAAGCATCTGCATTGAATCCAGTGAGTTCGCTTAGATATGAATGA
- a CDS encoding ABC transporter ATP-binding protein, with translation MIRLKNLEKVYTTEEVETTALNSINLEIKDGEFVAIMGPSGCGKSTLLNILGLLDNPSGGEYHFGEHEVAKYSERQRAQLRKGSIGFVFQSFNLIDELTVFENVELPLLYMKVPASERKTRVEEVLERMNIMHRRNHFPQQLSGGQQQRVAISRAIVAKPKVILADEPTGNLDSANGEEVMKLLSQLNEEGTTIVMVTHSPYDANYAHRIINLFDGKVVTENIKEHFHV, from the coding sequence ATGATCCGATTAAAAAACCTAGAAAAAGTCTACACAACGGAAGAAGTAGAGACAACGGCACTCAACAGCATCAACCTTGAGATCAAGGATGGTGAGTTTGTTGCCATCATGGGGCCCTCAGGATGCGGTAAATCTACCTTGCTGAATATCCTCGGCTTGCTGGATAATCCTTCTGGTGGTGAATACCATTTCGGAGAGCACGAAGTTGCTAAATACAGCGAACGCCAGCGTGCACAATTACGTAAAGGATCCATTGGATTCGTGTTCCAGAGCTTTAATCTAATTGACGAGCTTACCGTTTTTGAAAACGTAGAGCTTCCATTATTATACATGAAAGTGCCGGCATCCGAAAGAAAGACTCGTGTCGAAGAAGTATTGGAGCGCATGAATATCATGCACCGCCGCAATCACTTCCCTCAGCAGCTTTCTGGTGGTCAGCAGCAGCGTGTTGCGATCTCCCGTGCTATTGTAGCAAAACCAAAGGTGATCCTGGCCGATGAGCCTACAGGTAATCTTGATTCAGCCAACGGTGAAGAAGTAATGAAATTGCTTTCTCAGTTGAATGAAGAAGGAACTACCATCGTAATGGTAACTCACTCACCTTATGATGCAAATTATGCTCACCGTATCATCAACTTGTTTGACGGTAAGGTGGTCACTGAAAATATCAAAGAACATTTTCACGTTTAG
- a CDS encoding HlyD family efflux transporter periplasmic adaptor subunit → MDKQIKKKTWTVKRILTYGGIAVFVFFVSYLLIFADRRSTLVVEKDKITISEVKRGEFKEYIPQTGIVEPSRQVFLDAIEGGNIKHIVRESGAMVKKGDVILEITNLNREITVLDQESNLTQTINRTRDTRVTINQNALRQQESLITIDNALATLKPKYLRQKQLFQKKLIAQQEFEQTEADYLSNLKRRDITYQAFVIDSISRSNQLGQLDASERKLLLSLQSVGKILDNLTLRAPIDGQLSTPHWEIGQSVTIGQRLGQVDIVGQYKVRVPIDELYLPRISTGLHSTTDFAGKTYNLTIAYVYPNITNGRFEVDMNFEGETPQGIRRGQSLRMRIELGQSSEELLLPMGGFYKDTGGNWVFILEGEDRAVKRDIKLGRKMGSEYFEVLEGLKPGEKVITSSYENFGTNEVLKLK, encoded by the coding sequence ATGGATAAGCAGATCAAAAAGAAGACCTGGACAGTAAAGAGAATTTTGACTTACGGTGGTATCGCTGTATTTGTATTTTTTGTTTCCTATCTATTGATTTTTGCAGATCGACGTTCGACGTTGGTTGTTGAAAAAGACAAGATCACAATCTCCGAAGTTAAGCGTGGTGAGTTTAAAGAGTATATTCCTCAAACCGGTATTGTTGAACCAAGTCGTCAGGTTTTTCTGGATGCTATTGAAGGTGGAAACATTAAGCATATTGTTCGTGAGAGCGGTGCTATGGTAAAAAAGGGTGACGTTATCCTTGAGATCACAAATTTAAATCGTGAGATCACCGTACTGGATCAGGAATCAAATCTTACTCAAACCATCAACAGAACCCGGGATACTCGCGTAACGATCAATCAAAATGCTTTGCGTCAACAGGAGAGTTTGATCACTATTGATAATGCTTTGGCAACTCTGAAACCTAAATACCTACGTCAAAAGCAGTTATTTCAAAAGAAATTGATAGCTCAGCAGGAGTTTGAGCAAACAGAAGCGGATTACCTTTCTAACCTGAAGAGACGCGATATTACCTATCAGGCATTTGTGATAGATTCAATCAGCCGTTCCAATCAACTTGGACAGTTGGATGCCTCTGAGAGAAAGCTTCTTTTAAGTCTTCAGAGTGTTGGAAAGATTCTGGACAATCTTACATTAAGAGCTCCTATTGACGGACAATTGTCAACACCACACTGGGAGATCGGGCAATCTGTAACAATCGGTCAGCGCCTTGGTCAGGTGGATATTGTTGGACAGTATAAAGTGAGAGTTCCTATTGATGAGTTATACCTGCCACGAATTTCAACAGGTCTTCATTCTACAACGGACTTTGCCGGCAAGACTTATAATCTTACGATTGCTTATGTCTACCCTAACATCACAAATGGTCGTTTTGAAGTAGACATGAATTTTGAAGGGGAGACTCCGCAAGGAATTCGAAGGGGTCAGTCGTTGAGAATGCGTATTGAACTTGGTCAGTCTTCTGAAGAACTTTTGTTGCCGATGGGCGGATTCTATAAGGATACCGGCGGTAACTGGGTATTCATCCTGGAAGGCGAGGATCGTGCCGTGAAACGCGACATTAAGCTTGGTAGAAAGATGGGAAGTGAGTATTTTGAGGTATTGGAAGGTCTGAAACCAGGCGAAAAGGTAATCACTTCATCATACGAGAACTTTGGTACCAACGAAGTTTTAAAATTAAAATAG
- a CDS encoding FtsX-like permease family protein, whose product MKNKLFIIINVFGMGIAIACCIVAYLNWDFTNSWDSNQLKAEKIYRVQSIREFQGKRERHGLAPIPLANYIKQNFKDVDKTVRYMSAYCDMRIGDNVYGANTAFVDSAFFDLFNYELKHGTFADFHSKGKIFISDEVARTYFNSEDVVGRTVSQIILGKDGVRRPKEFEIGGVFKRQPLNSTFRAQVITLYDNFWDINLDSTYTENNWRKWTHALFLEIDDPSSVAGIEQRLQQYIEPQNKVRDDFKLTSYHLENFKGMMKRSRQNPRVDSDYLGGGVPDEAVTAPSILAGMLLLLACFNFTNTSIAISSQRLKEIGIRKVMGGMRFQLIAQFLGENLILCFLGLIAGLLMAEFLVPAYDSLWEFIDLNLSYTENIGFLLFLAGLLVLTAIIAGAYPSFYITSFEPVSILKGKSKFGGTSWFTRILLGGQFVISLTMLITGLAFYRNGHYQKEYDMGFASHGVISVWVNNEGSFNTYRDALVSNPDILVIAGTRHHISNGWNNDPVKFEDIEKEIDIMDVGDNYFEAMDMTLTSGRKFQKDSETDRKESIIVTEQLVQEFGWKDNPIGKRLVWHDTVQLFVIGVVKNVYARALWEPTQPLMIRYTAPSHYQQLIAKMDPAKVGEVNAYMEKKWKEINPNAQYPGEMIDSELQETNEINNNVVIMFGFLGFFGALMTGIGLYTLVSLNIVKKMKEIGVRKVLGASVGNIATVINYEFMVNLAIATIIGGALGYFMTEWLMDSIWEYYLKIGALSISLAVITMVGISVLAVGYKTVSTASLNPTKTLRDE is encoded by the coding sequence ATGAAAAACAAACTTTTCATCATCATCAATGTTTTTGGAATGGGTATTGCCATTGCGTGTTGTATTGTTGCTTACCTCAATTGGGATTTTACCAATAGCTGGGATTCCAATCAATTGAAAGCTGAGAAGATCTATCGTGTTCAATCCATAAGGGAATTTCAGGGTAAACGCGAGCGTCACGGATTAGCGCCAATTCCGCTAGCGAATTACATAAAGCAGAATTTTAAGGATGTGGATAAAACCGTCCGCTACATGTCAGCATACTGCGATATGAGGATTGGAGATAATGTCTATGGTGCCAACACTGCTTTTGTGGATTCAGCGTTCTTTGATCTTTTTAATTATGAATTGAAGCACGGAACCTTCGCAGACTTTCATAGTAAGGGTAAAATCTTTATCAGTGATGAAGTCGCGCGAACTTACTTCAACTCTGAGGATGTTGTGGGGCGTACCGTTTCCCAGATTATATTAGGTAAGGATGGTGTCAGAAGACCAAAAGAATTTGAAATCGGAGGCGTTTTCAAAAGGCAACCACTGAATTCAACTTTTCGTGCTCAGGTAATTACGCTCTATGATAATTTCTGGGACATTAATCTGGATTCTACTTACACAGAAAATAACTGGAGGAAATGGACGCATGCATTGTTTCTTGAAATTGATGACCCTTCCAGCGTAGCGGGCATCGAGCAACGTCTTCAACAGTATATTGAACCACAGAATAAAGTCCGTGATGATTTTAAATTGACATCCTATCATCTTGAGAACTTCAAGGGTATGATGAAGAGGAGTCGTCAGAATCCAAGAGTCGATAGTGATTACCTGGGTGGAGGTGTTCCGGATGAGGCAGTAACAGCACCTTCTATTCTTGCGGGTATGCTATTGTTGCTCGCTTGTTTCAATTTTACCAATACTTCTATAGCAATTTCAAGCCAGCGGTTAAAGGAGATTGGCATACGAAAAGTAATGGGGGGAATGCGTTTTCAACTGATTGCGCAGTTCCTCGGAGAGAATCTTATTCTTTGCTTTTTGGGATTAATCGCAGGACTATTAATGGCTGAGTTTCTCGTTCCTGCGTATGATTCTCTATGGGAATTTATTGATCTTAACTTAAGCTATACAGAGAACATAGGATTTCTCCTGTTCCTGGCAGGCTTGCTGGTATTGACGGCAATTATAGCTGGAGCTTATCCATCTTTTTACATTACATCTTTTGAGCCAGTCAGTATTCTGAAAGGAAAATCAAAATTTGGCGGCACCAGCTGGTTTACGCGTATTTTATTGGGAGGTCAGTTCGTGATATCGTTGACAATGCTCATAACAGGCCTTGCTTTTTATCGCAATGGACATTACCAAAAGGAGTATGATATGGGATTTGCTTCTCATGGCGTTATTTCTGTTTGGGTAAATAATGAAGGCTCCTTTAATACCTACAGGGATGCTCTGGTTTCTAATCCTGATATTCTGGTGATTGCAGGTACCCGCCATCATATCAGCAATGGCTGGAATAATGATCCGGTTAAGTTCGAAGACATCGAAAAAGAGATTGACATCATGGATGTTGGTGACAACTATTTTGAAGCAATGGATATGACTTTGACAAGCGGAAGAAAATTCCAGAAGGATTCAGAGACAGATCGTAAGGAATCAATAATTGTAACTGAGCAGCTTGTTCAGGAATTTGGATGGAAGGATAATCCAATTGGAAAACGATTGGTGTGGCATGATACCGTTCAATTGTTTGTCATAGGAGTTGTAAAGAATGTATATGCAAGGGCACTGTGGGAACCTACCCAGCCTTTGATGATTCGCTATACAGCTCCATCGCACTATCAGCAGCTCATTGCAAAAATGGATCCCGCAAAGGTAGGAGAGGTGAATGCTTACATGGAAAAGAAATGGAAGGAGATTAACCCAAATGCACAATACCCTGGTGAAATGATTGATTCTGAGCTTCAGGAAACAAATGAGATCAATAATAATGTTGTGATCATGTTTGGATTTCTTGGTTTCTTCGGTGCCCTTATGACAGGTATTGGATTATATACACTGGTCTCTCTCAATATTGTGAAAAAGATGAAAGAGATAGGTGTAAGAAAGGTGTTAGGTGCATCGGTTGGCAATATTGCAACGGTGATTAATTATGAGTTTATGGTTAATCTGGCCATTGCTACAATCATTGGTGGTGCATTGGGATATTTTATGACCGAGTGGCTGATGGATTCTATCTGGGAGTATTATTTAAAGATTGGTGCTCTCAGTATCAGTCTTGCTGTCATTACAATGGTCGGTATATCCGTACTTGCTGTCGGTTATAAAACAGTTTCTACCGCTTCCCTCAATCCAACAAAAACATTACGTGATGAGTAA